The DNA region AATCGCCACATCACCATCTTTATAGATAAAGCTACTAACACCGACCGATGCCGTAGCCGTTTCTGTGGTTGTTGTTTCAGAAGTCGTCGTCGTTTCAGGCGTGGTAGAAACTTCATTTTGGGAAGCTTGACCGCAACCACCGAGAATACCCAGGGTTAGGAGAACGCCGAGAATAACTGTTTTTTTCGGAGAAATTTTCATAGCATCAAAAAATAAAGCTGTATTGAAATCAATCTGTGCTTAGGTTAACGGTTAATTAGCGGCCAGAAATACCAGGCCAGTTAAGATTTGCTTTAGAAATATTGCCAGGAATATCGCGTTCCCAACGGCGTTGAATGCCTTGGCTGACGTTGAGGTAGAGTTTGCCATCAACAATTTTCCAAGCATTGGGGTCGATGTCTGCGGTGTAACCTTGGCTGATTGCCCATGCGCAGTAACCACCATATTGAGGTGCATATGCGGTGGGGTTTGCTGCAAATTTGTCACGGTTTGCGGCACTGGAGAAACGCCATGTTGCGCCGTTCCAACGGTGGGTAAAGCTCGCACTCCCTGCAACGGGTTTGCCTTGGGTAAAGTATGCAACGGGATCTGTGCCACGAATTGCAACGCCGTTGGATTGTTTGTTAATGAAGGAGGTGTTGTTAGTATTCAGTTTATTCGCACGAACAACTTTGTCGGCTTTCACGGCGATAGTTGCGTGAGTTGGTGCAGGCTTACTGTCTACCTGGTGAGAAAATCCGGCGATCGCCCCAATGCTTAAAACGGTTGCGAGGGAGAGGGATTTAAGAGAAGAAATTTTCATATTAAGTGGGGAGGAACGAACTTCAACAATTTCATTATGGAAACCGAAACCATTACTCCCCTAAACGATTCCTGAGAGATCCGTAAGAACTTTTTGAATTTCGCTGAAAAAGCGGTGCGAGTTTGCTTATTTCAGTTCGCCAGACTTTTTCGGGTCGTTAAATTTAGCCTTTGCTTCCACATAAATCTCTTTATCGATAAGGGTTGCGCCCATTTCTGTGGCTAGCTTTTCGATTTTCTTTTTCGCGAAAGGACGCACAAAAAAGGGAATCGTTTTACACAGTGCCTTTGCCTCGTCAGTCCATTCCATGGGGATT from [Leptolyngbya] sp. PCC 7376 includes:
- a CDS encoding YHS domain-containing (seleno)protein — protein: MKISSLKSLSLATVLSIGAIAGFSHQVDSKPAPTHATIAVKADKVVRANKLNTNNTSFINKQSNGVAIRGTDPVAYFTQGKPVAGSASFTHRWNGATWRFSSAANRDKFAANPTAYAPQYGGYCAWAISQGYTADIDPNAWKIVDGKLYLNVSQGIQRRWERDIPGNISKANLNWPGISGR
- a CDS encoding PCP reductase family protein, whose protein sequence is MEWTDEAKALCKTIPFFVRPFAKKKIEKLATEMGATLIDKEIYVEAKAKFNDPKKSGELK